The proteins below are encoded in one region of Danio rerio strain Tuebingen ecotype United States chromosome 12, GRCz12tu, whole genome shotgun sequence:
- the kcng3 gene encoding voltage-gated potassium channel regulatory subunit KCNG3 isoform X2, with protein sequence MKFGKNICILNVGGTKYAFTREVIKDFPLRRVSRLHSCSSEKEVLEVCDDYDRERNEFFFDRHSEAFVFIMLYVRSGKLRFVPQMCELSFYNEMIYWGLESSHLEFCCQRRLEDRMSDTYTYFSEDDMKAEVESRGEEEQVSRFAPDRGSARWLERMRRTFEEPASSIAAQILASVSVVFVIMSMVILCASTLPDWDTAKNNTVEEHRIIEAVCIGWFTAECIVRFIVSRDKSLTGENPQLQRAGVTLRVLRMMRIFWLIKLARHFLGLQTLGLTLRRCYREMVMLLVFVCVAMAIFSALAQLLEHGLDLETSNEDYASIPASCWWVIISMTTVGYGDMYPITIPGRVLGGVCVVSGIVLLALPITFIYHSFVQCYHELKFRSARCVRSLSSEFLN encoded by the exons ATGAAGTTTGGGAAGAACATATGTATCCTAAACGTCGGTGGCACCAAGTACGCGTTCACAAGAGAAGTTATCAAGGATTTTCCTCTGCGAAGAGTGAGCAGACTCCACAGCTGTTCTTCAGAAAAGGAGGTTTTGGAGGTTTGTGATGATTATGACCGAGAAAGGAACGAGTTTTTCTTCGACAGGCACTCGGAGGCGTTTGTTTTCATCATGCTTTACGTTCGTTCGGGAAAGCTCAGGTTTGTCCCGCAAATGTGCGAGCTGTCTTTTTACAACGAGATGATTTACTGGGGTCTGGAGAGCTCACATTTGGAGTTTTGCTGCCAGCGACGACTGGAGGATAGGATGTCTGACACATACACTTACTTTTCTGAGGACGACATGAAGGCAGAAGTGGAGTCTAGAGGTGAGGAGGAGCAGGTCAGCAGGTTCGCACCCGACAGAGGAAGCGCGCGGTGGCTGGAGAGGATGCGGAGGACTTTTGAGGAGCCAGCCTCTTCCATCGCTGCGCAGATCTTGGCATCAGTGTCAGTGGTTTTTGTCATTATGTCTATGGTCATTCTCTGTGCGAGCACTCTGCCGGACTGGGATACAGCAAAAAACAATACAGTGGAAGAACACAG GATCATCGAGGCAGTTTGCATTGGCTGGTTCACCGCCGAATGCATAGTGCGTTTCATCGTCTCGCGGGACAAAT CGTTGACTGGAGAAAACCCTCAGCTACAGCGAGCAGGAGTCACCCTGCGCGTGCTGCGAATGATGCGCATCTTTTGGCTGATCAAGCTAGCGCGTCACTTTCTGGGATTGCAGACGCTAGGACTGACGCTGCGCAGGTGCTACCGTGAGATGGTCATGCTGTTGGTGTTCGTCTGCGTGGCCATGGCCATATTCAGCGCTCTTGCACAGCTGCTGGAGCACGGCCTTGACCTGGAGACTAGCAACGAGGACTACGCCAGCATCCCGGCATCCTGCTGGTGGGTTATTATCTCCATGACGACCGTCGGCTATGGAGACATGTATCCCATCACCATTCCGGGACGCGTGCTGGGTGGTGTGTGCGTTGTGAGTGGCATTGTGCTGCTGGCTCTGCCCATTACCTTCATCTACCACAGCTTCGTGCAGTGCTACCACGAACTCAAATTCCGCTCAGCACGCTGTGTGCGAAGTCTCTCCTCTGAGTTTCTCAACTGA
- the kcng3 gene encoding voltage-gated potassium channel regulatory subunit KCNG3 isoform X1, whose amino-acid sequence MKFGKNICILNVGGTKYAFTREVIKDFPLRRVSRLHSCSSEKEVLEVCDDYDRERNEFFFDRHSEAFVFIMLYVRSGKLRFVPQMCELSFYNEMIYWGLESSHLEFCCQRRLEDRMSDTYTYFSEDDMKAEVESRGEEEQVSRFAPDRGSARWLERMRRTFEEPASSIAAQILASVSVVFVIMSMVILCASTLPDWDTAKNNTVEEHRIIEAVCIGWFTAECIVRFIVSRDKCEFVRRPLNIIDLLAITPYYVSVAMTALTGENPQLQRAGVTLRVLRMMRIFWLIKLARHFLGLQTLGLTLRRCYREMVMLLVFVCVAMAIFSALAQLLEHGLDLETSNEDYASIPASCWWVIISMTTVGYGDMYPITIPGRVLGGVCVVSGIVLLALPITFIYHSFVQCYHELKFRSARCVRSLSSEFLN is encoded by the exons ATGAAGTTTGGGAAGAACATATGTATCCTAAACGTCGGTGGCACCAAGTACGCGTTCACAAGAGAAGTTATCAAGGATTTTCCTCTGCGAAGAGTGAGCAGACTCCACAGCTGTTCTTCAGAAAAGGAGGTTTTGGAGGTTTGTGATGATTATGACCGAGAAAGGAACGAGTTTTTCTTCGACAGGCACTCGGAGGCGTTTGTTTTCATCATGCTTTACGTTCGTTCGGGAAAGCTCAGGTTTGTCCCGCAAATGTGCGAGCTGTCTTTTTACAACGAGATGATTTACTGGGGTCTGGAGAGCTCACATTTGGAGTTTTGCTGCCAGCGACGACTGGAGGATAGGATGTCTGACACATACACTTACTTTTCTGAGGACGACATGAAGGCAGAAGTGGAGTCTAGAGGTGAGGAGGAGCAGGTCAGCAGGTTCGCACCCGACAGAGGAAGCGCGCGGTGGCTGGAGAGGATGCGGAGGACTTTTGAGGAGCCAGCCTCTTCCATCGCTGCGCAGATCTTGGCATCAGTGTCAGTGGTTTTTGTCATTATGTCTATGGTCATTCTCTGTGCGAGCACTCTGCCGGACTGGGATACAGCAAAAAACAATACAGTGGAAGAACACAG GATCATCGAGGCAGTTTGCATTGGCTGGTTCACCGCCGAATGCATAGTGCGTTTCATCGTCTCGCGGGACAAATGTGAGTTTGTGCGCCGCCCCCTTAACATTATTGACCTGCTGGCAATCACCCCTTACTACGTGTCTGTGGCAATGACAGCGTTGACTGGAGAAAACCCTCAGCTACAGCGAGCAGGAGTCACCCTGCGCGTGCTGCGAATGATGCGCATCTTTTGGCTGATCAAGCTAGCGCGTCACTTTCTGGGATTGCAGACGCTAGGACTGACGCTGCGCAGGTGCTACCGTGAGATGGTCATGCTGTTGGTGTTCGTCTGCGTGGCCATGGCCATATTCAGCGCTCTTGCACAGCTGCTGGAGCACGGCCTTGACCTGGAGACTAGCAACGAGGACTACGCCAGCATCCCGGCATCCTGCTGGTGGGTTATTATCTCCATGACGACCGTCGGCTATGGAGACATGTATCCCATCACCATTCCGGGACGCGTGCTGGGTGGTGTGTGCGTTGTGAGTGGCATTGTGCTGCTGGCTCTGCCCATTACCTTCATCTACCACAGCTTCGTGCAGTGCTACCACGAACTCAAATTCCGCTCAGCACGCTGTGTGCGAAGTCTCTCCTCTGAGTTTCTCAACTGA